The DNA region ACCGTGATGGTGAAGGGCTGCGGCGGGTTGGTGGTGACGTAGAAGGTGATGTCCTGTCCCAGGTTGACGCTGGTGGCGGAGGCGTAGCCCTTGATCTGCTTGTGGACGTCGTCGGCCACCTTGGCACTCACGGAGGGACCTATACCCAGCTCGCGCTCGCTGACGGCGTCCAGGTGCGAGAGCTTCCAGCTCTGAGTGCCGGGCAGCCTGTTCTCCCGCACTATGGGATTACTGGGGGCAGAAGCCACGGCGGTGGGAGGCTGCTCGGTGGGACGCGCGAATACCGGCTCCCTCTTCAGCTTACCTCTCCTGCCCGACCCCGCGGCTATGCCGGTGGAGATAGCCTGGGGCTCCTCCTGCTCGACCTCGCCCTCCTTCCGGGACCTGCCGTTGTTGCGGCTGACGTGGTGCCAGGGACCGCTGCAGCCGGTGATGAGCATCGAGACGACCAACAACAGCAAAACCATTCGCCGCATGCATACAACCTCCAGCGAAAAATGTCACCGATAGATACGACTCGAAACGAGGCTGAAGGTTCCATCCTAGAAGGTAAGAATTCCGTTAGAAACAGGCTTCTGCTATCATGCAATGAATCCTGCTGGGAGGTGCTTGCATGGCGAGAGGAGGGGAGAGGTGGTTGGCCACCGCCGAGGTGGCCCTGCTCTTCGCCCTGGTGGTGGCGCTAGCGTGGCTTATGAGGCGCTGGGAGGGGATCAACCTTTGGCAGGTACGCACGCTGGGATATCCGGTACTGCCGCAGCTCCTGCTGCTGGTGCTCCTGCCGGGGTTGGCGGGCGTGCTCATGGGGAGGGGTTTCCGGGTCCCTGGCGTCTCGCTCTCCCGGCCGATGCCTCAGTTGGACCTGGGGCTCACCTCGCTGCTCATCTTTGGCCCAGCCTACGGGGTGGCCTTCCCGATCATCATACTCCTGGGATCATCACCCCAGGCGTTGCTCGGATCGCTGATCCTATGCGTCACGTACGCGGTCAGCGCCCCGCTCCTGTGGCTGCTTCTGAGGGTATACAGTCCCCAGCCTCCGCTGGCAGGGAGCGCTCGGGCCCTGCTGCTCGTGGTCGGCGTCATGCTGACCTCAGCAGGGGTCATGGCGCTGGCGTGGCGCTTCACCCCCCTGGCAGGAGCGGTGCTCTACCCCCTGGCGTTCGTGGGGATCGGCGAGGAGGTGTTCTTCAGGGGCTACGTCCAGGGCAGGTTGAACGAGATCTGGGGCAGGCCCTGGTGCCTGGGGAAGGTCAGCTTTGGCCCGGGGCTGCTCGCCGCCGCGCTGCTGTTTGGGCTAGCTCACCCCCTGGTCGCCGCGGACCCATCGCGATGGGCCTGGGCGCTCTGGACCTTCGCGGCGGGGCTGCTGCTGGGGTACCTGCGCGAGCTCTCCGGCGGAGTGCTCGCGCCCATCATAGCCCACGGCGTGCCCGAGGTAGTGCCCTACGTGATCGGCGCGATCTACTCCTAGCCCTCCCCTGGGACGCCGGAGGGCTGGGCAGGGCTCTTCCCCGCCAGCTCACGGCGCACCACCGGAGCCACCTCGGTGCCCAGCAGCTCGATCGCCCGCAGCACCTGCCTGTGAGGCAGGGTGCCCACCGTGAGCTGCAGGAGAAAGCGATCGTGCCCGAAGATCTCGTGCTGGAAGAGGATCTTCTCGGCCACCTCCTGGGGGCTCCCCACGAAGTCCGCCCCGCGCAGGGACCGCGAGAACTCGAACTGCTCGCGGGTCATCGGCGGCCATCCCCTCTCACGGCCTATGCGGTCCATCTGGGCCTTGAAGGCGGGGAAGGCTATCTCCGCCGCGGCCTGCGAGCTATCCGCCAGGAAGCCGTGGGAGTTGATGCTGAGCCTGGGCGTCGGGTGCCCAGCGCGCCTGGCGGCCATCCTGTGCAGCTCCACCAGGGGCGCGAACCTCTCCGGCATGCCCCCGATGATCCCCAGCGCCATCGGCAGCCCCAGCATGCCCGCCCTCACGGCCGATTGGGGGGTGCCACCCACCGCGACCCACACGGGGATAGGATCCTGCACCGGCCTCGGGTACACCCCCAGGTCCTCCAGGGGTGGCCTGAACTTCCCGCGCCAGGTGACCCTCTCGGAGCTCCGAAGGCGCAGCAGCAGGTCCAGCTTCTCCTCAAACAGGGCATCGTAGTCCCGCAGGTCGTACCCAAACAGGGGGAAGGACTCCACGAACGAACCCCTACCCACCATGATCTCGGCCCTGCCTCCAGACACCAGGTCAAGCGTCGCGAACTGCTCGAACACCCTCACCGGATCGTCCGAGCTCAGGACGTTCACGGCGCTGGTCAGCCGGATGCGCCGGGTGCGGGCCGCCGCGGCCGCCAGCACCACCGCGGGCGCGGAGACGATGTAGTCCGGCCGATGGTGCTCCCCCACCCCGAACACGTCCAAACCCACCTGGTCAGCCAGCTCCACCTCCTCCAGCAGGCGCCGCATGCGCTCCTGGGGAGATATAAGCTGGCCCGTCTCGGGGTCAACGGTCCGCTCGCCAAAAGTGTATATCCCTATCTCCATGCCAACACTCACTTCTTATATATTAGTCACTAATTTATAGTTACTATTCCATGATACCTCAAAAAGCACGCCTGTAGTATCATGAAGCTGTAACAGCTACATGGAGCAAGAAGATGGCCAGAGACCAACTGCCCGAGCTATGGGAGCTCGCCGACACCTTAGAGTTCGCCGTGAGGGCCATCCGCCAGGGAGCGCTGCACTCCGGGGAGGTGAGCACGGACGACGGCGGCACCGCGCGCTTCGACCCCCTGGGAGCCATAGAGGAGGTGATCTTCTACCTGCGCGAGCTGGAGATGCGATCCCGCCAGCAGGGCTGATCACCTGGTGCGCGTGACCTTGGTCAGGCCCCTTGGGGAGTCCGGGTCCAGACCCTTCACCTGTGCCAGGTGCAGCGACAGCAGCTGCCCCGGCAGGATGGAGACTATCGGGCTCAGCCACTCGGGCACGCCTTCGGGCAGCGGGCAGTACACGTTGGCCAACCCCTTGGCGTCCTTCGAGTCCGAGATCACCAGCAGCTCGGCGCCGTAGGAGTGCAGGTCCCGCGCCAGCTCCAGCACATCGCCGAACGCCCGGCCAGAGGGCATGATCATTATCACCGGCAGACCCTGGTGGACGGTCGCTATCGGGCCGTGGCGGAAGTCTGCCGAGGAGTAAGCCGTGGCCATCACGTAGGTCAGCTCCTTGAGCTTGAGGGCGAGCTCGAACGCCGTAGCGTAGTTGAAGCCCCTGCCGATCACCACGCACTGCTCCATGAACCTGTAGCGCTCGGCACGGCGCGACACCTCGTCGGAGATCTCCAGCGCTCTCGCCACAGCGGCCG from Thermobaculum terrenum ATCC BAA-798 includes:
- a CDS encoding CPBP family intramembrane glutamic endopeptidase; this encodes MARGGERWLATAEVALLFALVVALAWLMRRWEGINLWQVRTLGYPVLPQLLLLVLLPGLAGVLMGRGFRVPGVSLSRPMPQLDLGLTSLLIFGPAYGVAFPIIILLGSSPQALLGSLILCVTYAVSAPLLWLLLRVYSPQPPLAGSARALLLVVGVMLTSAGVMALAWRFTPLAGAVLYPLAFVGIGEEVFFRGYVQGRLNEIWGRPWCLGKVSFGPGLLAAALLFGLAHPLVAADPSRWAWALWTFAAGLLLGYLRELSGGVLAPIIAHGVPEVVPYVIGAIYS
- a CDS encoding LLM class flavin-dependent oxidoreductase; the protein is MEIGIYTFGERTVDPETGQLISPQERMRRLLEEVELADQVGLDVFGVGEHHRPDYIVSAPAVVLAAAAARTRRIRLTSAVNVLSSDDPVRVFEQFATLDLVSGGRAEIMVGRGSFVESFPLFGYDLRDYDALFEEKLDLLLRLRSSERVTWRGKFRPPLEDLGVYPRPVQDPIPVWVAVGGTPQSAVRAGMLGLPMALGIIGGMPERFAPLVELHRMAARRAGHPTPRLSINSHGFLADSSQAAAEIAFPAFKAQMDRIGRERGWPPMTREQFEFSRSLRGADFVGSPQEVAEKILFQHEIFGHDRFLLQLTVGTLPHRQVLRAIELLGTEVAPVVRRELAGKSPAQPSGVPGEG